A stretch of the Porites lutea chromosome 12, jaPorLute2.1, whole genome shotgun sequence genome encodes the following:
- the LOC140953662 gene encoding uncharacterized protein, with protein MRHNTVGHHVLSFLSSFCPVKTIPARCLHGRTFSKRRSLYDVLDVPHSATQAEIKAAYYELSLKYHPDVNKSKEAQHMFTELTKAYSLLSNLNSRREYDKEIGAYFTMRSVKKKDAVEKMLRLTDEMLEIDMNGTRESGTLSTIMGVPVRLTNVSVPDGGLQSYDMRVLQLLRMICNGTLAANTGLSTVTYIPGELLCGHFSAEAGRLGYVEYPHTNSCVRFHTFP; from the exons ATGAGGCACAATACGGTCGGACATCATGTACTCTCATTCCTGTCTTCATTTTGTCCTGTGAAAACCATCCCGGCAAGATGTCTTCACGGCCGGACATTTTCCAAAAGGAGATCACTTTATGATGTCCTGGACGTGCCGCACTCCGCCACACAGGCTGAAATTAAAGCCGCGTATTATGAATTGTCGCTGAAATATCATCCAGACGTGAACAAGAGCAAAGAAGCCCAGCATATGTTCACAG aACTGACCAAGGCATACAGTTTGCTTAGTAATTTGAATTCAAGGAGGGAGTATGACAAAGAAATTGGTGCTTACTTCACTATGAGGAGTGTAAAGAAGAAAGATGCTGTGGAGAAGATGCTGCGACTGACAGATGAAATGTTAGAGATCGACATGAATGGGACAAGAGAG AGTGGAACTCTTAGCACCATAATGGGTGTCCCAGTAAGACTGACCAATGTATCTGTCCCTGACGGTGGTCTCCAGTCATATGACATGAGAGTGCTTCAGCTTCTGCGCATGATCTGCAATGGAACACTGGCTGCAAACACAGGACTTTCCACCGTGACATACATCCCTGGAGAGTTGCTGTGTGGGCACTTCTCAGCTGAAGCTGGGAGATTAGGGTATGTtgaatatccacatacaaattcttgtGTCCGattccatacatttccttaa